The sequence ACCGCCGAGTCCCTGAACGCGCGCTGCCACTGGTGCCGGCACACGCTCAACGTCAACAGCCAGATCCCCAACGGTGCCGTGCCCGACGCCGTCCTCCCCTTCAAGCTGACCAAGGACGAGGGGGTCGCGAGGATCCGTGAGTTCGCCGGTCGTCGCCGGTTGTTCGCCCATCCCCGGTTCAAGGAGGAGTTCGTCCCCGAGAACGTGATGGGCGTCTACCTGCCCTACCTCGTGGTGGACGCGCACGCCGACGCGACCTACCGCGGGGAGGGCGAGGTCCAGACGCGTCGGTGGACCGAGAAGCGCGGGGACGACAGCGTCACCTACTACGCCGCCGACGTCTACCGGGTCGACCGGGAGGTGTCCTTCGTCGTCGACGACCTGACGCTCGAGGGGTCCTCCGAGCGGGCGACGATGGGGCCCGGCAACACCAACAACATCGTCAACACCATCCTGCCGTTCGACACGAAGAACGCGGTGCAGTGGAACGCCAGCTACCTCACCGGCTTCAGCAGCGAGAAGCGCGACCTCAACGTCGCCGACCTGCACCCGGTGCTGGAGGACCAACTGCTCTCGATCGGCCGTTCGGAGGTGCAGGCATCGCTGCGCCAGTTCGACCGTGGGGTGCGCTGGGAGGCCGAGGGCGTGGACGTGGGTGGGTCCCGGTGGGTCGCGATGTACCTCCCGGTGTGGCTCTACTCCTACTTCCAGGAGGACAAGCAGCTGCTCCACTACATCGCGGTCAACGCCCGCACCGGGGAGACGATGGGCAGCGTGCCGGTGTCCCACCCCCGGCTCTTCCTCGCAGCGCTCACGGTCGGCACCTTCCTCGAGGGCATCGCCGGCGCGATCCTGGTGGCCAGCGCATGATGCTCGAGCTGATGGTCGCCGCGAGCGAGGACGACTCCCCGTGGGTGCTCCTGCTGGGCGGTCCGATCGGTGGCGCGGCGACGTACTGGCTGATCCATCGCTACTACCGCAACACCGACAAGTCCCACGCCTACGAACGCGACACGATCATCGAGGCGGATCCGGTGCGCGGCAGCGAGGAGCGGACCGGTCACATCGCGAAGACCCGCAAGTCCGGGATCTCCGGTGACAACAGCGGCCACCACCGGCGACGCGTGCAGCGACTGCGCTGACCGGTAGTGTCCTCCCCGTGACGGGTTACGAGCGAGTTCTGCTGAAGCTGTCCGGTGAGGAGTTCGGTGGCGGCAAGGTCGGCATCGATCCCGACGTGGTCCAGATGATCGCCAACGAGATCGTCGAGGTCGCGCGCGCAGGTGTCCAGATCTGCATCGTGACCGGCGGCGGCAACTTCTTCCGTGGCGCCGAGCTGCGGCAGCGTGGGATGGACGGCGTGCGTGCCGACTACATGGGCATGCTCGGCACGGTCATGAACTGCCTGGCACTGCAGGACTTCATCGAGCGCGCCGGCGTGGAGACCCGGGTCCAGACCGCCATCACGATGGGTCAGGTCGCCGAGCCCTACATCCCCCTGCGCGCCATCCGCCACATGGAGAAGGGACGCGTGGTGATCTTCGGAGCGGGCATGGGCCTGCCGTTCTTCACCACCGACACCGTCTCGGTGCAGCGGGCACTCGAGACCCGGTGCGACGCCGTGCTGGTGACCAAGAACGGCGTCGACGGGATGTACACCGCCGACCCGCGCAAGGACGACACCGCCGAGAAGATCGACGCCATCACCTACGACGAGGCCATGGCGCGGGACCTGAGGATCATGGACCAGACGGCGTTCTCCCTCTCGGGCGAGAACAAGCTGCCCATGGTCGTGTTCGGACTCCAGCCCGAGGGCAACATCCTCCGCGTCGTGCAGGGTGAGAGAATCGGGACGCTCGTCACCGCCGGGTGACGGCCCCATGATCAGCGCAGTCGTCCGGGGCTCCGGACGGACCAGACGAAGGGACCAGGTGTGATCAACGAGATCCTCGACGAGGCCGATGACAAGATGGACAAGTCGGTCGGCGCCACCCGTGAGGAGTTCGCGACGATCCGGGCCGGGCGCGCCAACCCGGCGATGTTCAACAAGATCATGGTCGACTACTACGGCTCGTCGACGCCGCTGCAGCAACTGGCGTCCTTCACCTCGCCCGAGCCGCGCATCATCATGGTGCAGCCCTTCGACATCAACGCGATCGGCGACGTCGAGCGGGCGATCCGCGACTCCGACCTGGGCGTGAACCCGGCGAACGACGGCAAGGTGCTGCGGTGTGTCTTCCCCGAGCTCACCGAGGAGCGCCGCAAGGAGTTCATCAAGCTGGCCAGGTCCAAGGCCGAGGACGGTCGCGTCGCGGTGCGCCAGGTCCGTCAGAAGGCGAAGCAGGGCCTGGAGAAGCTGGAGAAGGACGGCGAGGTCGGCAAGGACGACGTCGCCGGCGGGGAGAAGCGCCTCGACGGCATCACCAAGAAGCACACCGACGAGATCGACGAGATGCTGAAGAAGAAGGAGACCGAGCTCCTCGAGCTGTGAGGCGCCGGAACCCCACGACATGACGGAAGCGAACACCTCCCCGGAGGACGCGCAGCCGCCGACTGACCATGGGCGTGCGGGACGAGACCTGAAGGCGGCCGTCGGATCGGCGGTGGTGCTCCTGGCAGCGATCGGTGCGTCGCTGCTGTTCTGGAAGCCGGCCTTCATGCTGATCGTCGCGGCGGCCGTCGTCGTGGCGATCTGGGAGCTGCACCAGGGGATGCAGGCCCGCGGCATCGACCTGCCTGAGCAGCCACTGATGGTCGGCGGCGTCACGATGGTGGTCGTCGCGTACCTGTGGGGCGCCGAGGCGCTGGTCACCGCGACAGCGGTGACGGCGCTGATCATCATGCTGTGGCTGCTGCGGCGCGGCGTCGACGGCTACGTCGGCAACGCGACCGCCTCGGTGTTCACGCTCGTCTACGTCCCGTTCCTGGGATCCTTCGTCGCGCTCATGCTCGCCGAGGGCGGTCGCACCGGGGGAGGGCTGGATGACTTCGGGGTGCGAGGGATCCTCACCTTCATCCTGGTGACCATCGCCTCCGACATCGGTGGGTACGCCGCCGGCGTGCTCTTCGGCAAGCACCCGATGGCGCCGGTGATCTCGCCGAAGAAGTCCTGGGAGGGCTTCGCCGGATCCACCGTGGCGACGGTCGCGGCCGGATGGGTGCTGGTGGTCCACCTGCTCGAGGGCGAGTGGTGGGTCGGTGTGGTGCTCGGTCTCATCGCCGTGGTGATGGCCACGCTCGGCGACCTGTGCGAGTCGGTGATGAAGCGCGACCTCGGCATCAAGGACATGAGCCAGGTGATCCCGGGCCACGGCGGCCTGATGGACCGGCTCGACTCATTGCTGGCGACGATCGCCCCGATCTGGCTCCTGCTGCACTACGCCGTCTTCGTCTGAGGAGTGAGCCGTCGGGGGCGACGAGCTTGCGAGGTCGCCACCGGAGGCGAGCCCCGCAGGACGAGGACGAAGGGGGCACCGTCTTCGTCTGAGGAGTGAGCCGTCGGTGGCGACGAGCTTGCGGGGTCGCCAGCGGAGGCGAGCCCCGCAGAACGAGGACGAAGGGGGCACCGTCAGGGGATCTCGGCCACGACCGCGCCGAGCACGCCGATCGCGGTCTCGAGCTGCGCGTCGGAGAGGTAGGGGGCCGGGCCGAACCGGAGGTGGTCGCCGCGACTGTCGACCCGGACCCCGCGGGCGCTCAGCCCGCTGGCGAGGTCGGCCGCGTGGGGGCTGGTCAGCGCGAGGAAGCCGGCGTGTGCCGCGTCGGGGGTGGCACGGTCGCGCGTGATCAGCTGCGGGGGCGCGTCCAGGGCGTCGAACGCACGGGCGAGCACCGAGCGCTGCCGCGCGTAGGAGGCCTCCAGCAGCGTCGGCGTCAGTCCCTGGTCGGCGAAGAATCGCAGCACACGGGCGCCCCGGTAGTGGCTGCTGGGGTCGTAGGTCGCACCTGCGAACCGGTCGGCGCCGGCGGCGTACGCGACCCGGTCAGGCGTGGTGTCCTCGGCGAGGTCCCCGAACTCGGCGAACCAGCCGGTGACGACCGGGCGGAGGTCCGCGGCGTGGGCGGGCAGCCGGAGGAAGCAGTTGCCCTCGCCGAGCTGGAGGTACTTGTAGCCGCCCCCGACGACCCAGGCGTCGGCCAGTCCGGTCCGCTCGATCGGCAGCGGCATCACGCCCAGCTGGTGGTAGGCGTCGACCAGCAGCTCGCTGCCGGCCGCGGCGCACGCGGTGGCGAGGTGATCCAGGTGAGGGACGATGCGGGAGGTCTCGAAGAGCACCGATGACACCAACGCGGCGGCGGTCGGGGTCCGGAGCTCATCGGCCATGCGCGCCGTGAGCGTGTCGAGCGGTTCGACCGGCACCCGCACGACCGTCACGCCCTCCTCGCCGAGGCGGTCGAGCTGACGGCGCAGCGCGTGGAACTCGCCGTCGGTGGTCACCAGCCGAGGACGTGCCGGCAGGTCGACCGCGGAGAGGAACCGCAGCAGCAGGTCATGGGTGCTGGCGCCGAGTGCGAGCTGCCCGTCGGGCTCGTCGAGCCAGGTGCGCAGGCCGGCGCGGACGGCCTCGGCCTGCGCGAAGGCGCGCTCCCACTTCTGGTCCACGTCCGCTGCCGCGTCGTCGTACGCCGCCACCAGGCCCTCGCGTGCGACGTCCGGCCACGCCTGGTGCGAGTGCCCGCTGAGCAGCAGCCGGTCGGCGACGCCGAAGCGGGAGTAGTGCCGGGCGAGCGGGTTGGGGGAGGCGGCGAGGTCGGTCGCCGATGCCACGGCGTTCACATCTGGCTCCGGATCGCCCACAGGTCGGGGAAGACCTGTCGGTGCAGCGTGGTGTGGAGGTAACCGGCTCCCTCGGAGCCGCCGGTGCCGGGCTTGCTGCCGATGGTTCGCTCGACCATCTTCACGTGGCGGTAGCGCCACTCCTGGAGTCCCTCGTCGACGTCGATGAGGCGCTCGGCGACGTGCGCGGGCTGGGCGTCGTCGGCGTAGACCTCGAGCAGCACGCGCTGCAGGTCCGCGGACGGGTGCAGCGGCCGCGTCACGTCGCGGTGCAGGTCGGCGTCGGAGACGTCGTACCCGCTGGCGCGGAGGTAGCGCACGAAGGAGTCGTGGACCGACGGGCGCGCCATCGCATCCTCGATCCGTGCGCGACCGGGACTCTGGGTGGGGTAGTGCCTCGTCATCCCGCCGTCGCGCCGCCCGAGGACCGCCTCCAGCTCGCGGAACTGCTCGGACTGGAAACCACTGCTGGAGTCCAGCCGACCGCGGAAGCTGGTGAACTGGCGCGGCGTCATCGTCTCCAGCACGTCCACCTGCGCCACGGCCACCTTCAGCACCGTCAGGATGCGCCGCAACGTGTGCAGGGCGGGCGCGGACTCGCCCTGTTCCAACCGTCGTTGGAGGTGGGCGAACTCGTGGAGCAGTTCCTTGAACCACAGCTCGTAGACTTGGTGGATCACGATGAAGAGCATCTCGTCGTGCTCGGAGGACCGCGGGTGCTGTGCGGTCAGCACCTCGTCCAGTGCCAGATAGCTGCGGTAGGTGAGGGCGGGGTGCTGCTCGGCCATGGGGTCACTGTGGCAGACACGGCTTCACCTCGATGGACCGCTGGCGGCTACGATCCGGGCATGCAGTCGGGAGCGGAGACCTCGCAGGTCGAGCCGTCCACGCGACGACCCGACTGGTTCCACCGCGAGCACCCCGTCTTCTTCCCGCTCGCCGGGTTCTTCACCGGGATGCTCTACATCATCATCGTGCCGGGCATCTACACCGCGATCGTGTCGGCGCTGGTCAGTGACGAGCGGGCCGAGGAGCTCTTCCCCTTCGTCGTGATCGCCCTCGCGGTGCCCATCGGCCTGCTCGTCCCCACGCGGACCCGACGGTTCGGGCGCTACATGCTTTTCGGCACCGTGATGACCCTGGTCGTCGCCGGCGGGGTCGCGGCGATCGTGCTGTGGATCCTGCTCAAGCGCGACGGTTAGTCGCCCCGGCCGGGCGGATGGGACACTGGGCCACGTCATGACCGATCGATCCCCGCTGCCGCTCGTCTTCGACGAACCCCGAGGGCGCAAGAAGCCGCCCCGCCACCTCGCGGACCTCACGCCGGCCGAGCGCAAGGAGCGCGCGGCCGAGCTCGGCGTCCCCGGGTTCCGGGCCAACCAGCTCTCCGCCCACTACTTCGCGCGGCTCGTGGACGACCCCGAGCAGATGACCGACCTGCCGGCGGGGCAGCGCGCCGACCTCGTGCGGGCGCTGCTGCCGGAGCTGATGACGCCGCTGCGCACGCTCGAGGCCGACAAGGGCGCCAC comes from Nocardioides panacisoli and encodes:
- the pyrH gene encoding UMP kinase translates to MTGYERVLLKLSGEEFGGGKVGIDPDVVQMIANEIVEVARAGVQICIVTGGGNFFRGAELRQRGMDGVRADYMGMLGTVMNCLALQDFIERAGVETRVQTAITMGQVAEPYIPLRAIRHMEKGRVVIFGAGMGLPFFTTDTVSVQRALETRCDAVLVTKNGVDGMYTADPRKDDTAEKIDAITYDEAMARDLRIMDQTAFSLSGENKLPMVVFGLQPEGNILRVVQGERIGTLVTAG
- the frr gene encoding ribosome recycling factor, translated to MNEILDEADDKMDKSVGATREEFATIRAGRANPAMFNKIMVDYYGSSTPLQQLASFTSPEPRIIMVQPFDINAIGDVERAIRDSDLGVNPANDGKVLRCVFPELTEERRKEFIKLARSKAEDGRVAVRQVRQKAKQGLEKLEKDGEVGKDDVAGGEKRLDGITKKHTDEIDEMLKKKETELLEL
- a CDS encoding phosphatidate cytidylyltransferase, translated to MTEANTSPEDAQPPTDHGRAGRDLKAAVGSAVVLLAAIGASLLFWKPAFMLIVAAAVVVAIWELHQGMQARGIDLPEQPLMVGGVTMVVVAYLWGAEALVTATAVTALIIMLWLLRRGVDGYVGNATASVFTLVYVPFLGSFVALMLAEGGRTGGGLDDFGVRGILTFILVTIASDIGGYAAGVLFGKHPMAPVISPKKSWEGFAGSTVATVAAGWVLVVHLLEGEWWVGVVLGLIAVVMATLGDLCESVMKRDLGIKDMSQVIPGHGGLMDRLDSLLATIAPIWLLLHYAVFV
- a CDS encoding kynureninase, producing MASATDLAASPNPLARHYSRFGVADRLLLSGHSHQAWPDVAREGLVAAYDDAAADVDQKWERAFAQAEAVRAGLRTWLDEPDGQLALGASTHDLLLRFLSAVDLPARPRLVTTDGEFHALRRQLDRLGEEGVTVVRVPVEPLDTLTARMADELRTPTAAALVSSVLFETSRIVPHLDHLATACAAAGSELLVDAYHQLGVMPLPIERTGLADAWVVGGGYKYLQLGEGNCFLRLPAHAADLRPVVTGWFAEFGDLAEDTTPDRVAYAAGADRFAGATYDPSSHYRGARVLRFFADQGLTPTLLEASYARQRSVLARAFDALDAPPQLITRDRATPDAAHAGFLALTSPHAADLASGLSARGVRVDSRGDHLRFGPAPYLSDAQLETAIGVLGAVVAEIP
- a CDS encoding tryptophan 2,3-dioxygenase, with the translated sequence MAEQHPALTYRSYLALDEVLTAQHPRSSEHDEMLFIVIHQVYELWFKELLHEFAHLQRRLEQGESAPALHTLRRILTVLKVAVAQVDVLETMTPRQFTSFRGRLDSSSGFQSEQFRELEAVLGRRDGGMTRHYPTQSPGRARIEDAMARPSVHDSFVRYLRASGYDVSDADLHRDVTRPLHPSADLQRVLLEVYADDAQPAHVAERLIDVDEGLQEWRYRHVKMVERTIGSKPGTGGSEGAGYLHTTLHRQVFPDLWAIRSQM